Proteins from a genomic interval of Vreelandella profundi:
- a CDS encoding condensin complex protein MksE, which yields MIEHGPLLERLLAGEFVCPISDESGYRHLTNEETREEIDTYLRPLNRRLASNEDGSVYFLAWRQLNDSARDQLSRQLGDTLNSLLPLLEWLQLVQEALGRDTLAAPGDVLKPAEFSAKCEDNQSLRERLERLATDSFFGSQSDQLDAQVKQVFKRLKEHGYLLQPHSERQVFVVTGKIDYLVDLVRFIRDEENLPIEAEEGSGSQEALL from the coding sequence ATGATCGAACATGGCCCACTGCTAGAGCGCCTGCTGGCCGGTGAGTTTGTCTGCCCGATCAGCGATGAGAGCGGCTACCGCCATCTCACCAATGAAGAGACCCGGGAGGAGATCGATACCTACCTGCGGCCGCTTAACCGGCGGCTGGCCAGCAACGAAGACGGCAGCGTCTATTTTCTGGCTTGGCGGCAGTTGAACGACAGCGCTCGTGATCAGCTTTCGCGCCAGCTGGGCGATACGCTTAATAGTCTGCTGCCGCTGTTGGAATGGCTGCAGCTGGTTCAAGAAGCACTAGGCCGCGATACGCTGGCCGCCCCCGGCGATGTGCTGAAACCCGCTGAGTTCAGCGCCAAGTGTGAAGATAACCAAAGCCTGCGCGAGCGCCTGGAACGCCTAGCCACCGACAGTTTTTTTGGCTCCCAAAGCGACCAGCTCGATGCCCAGGTAAAGCAGGTGTTCAAGCGCTTGAAAGAGCACGGCTACCTGCTTCAGCCGCATTCAGAGCGACAGGTTTTTGTGGTCACCGGCAAGATCGACTACTTAGTCGATCTGGTACGCTTTATCCGCGATGAAGAAAACCTGCCGATTGAGGCGGAGGAGGGCAGCGGTTCCCAGGAGGCGCTGCTTTGA